A genome region from Carya illinoinensis cultivar Pawnee chromosome 2, C.illinoinensisPawnee_v1, whole genome shotgun sequence includes the following:
- the LOC122300329 gene encoding YTH domain-containing protein ECT4-like isoform X1 — translation MEMYNFSEHGNTETYLIQGAESNSHLTSPLHEQIETMYTEGAPEIVVDQGLYYPTATNYGYYYTGFGSPGDWEDHNRVFGVDGPDIQHTGVQNESSPYVYYTPSYGYTQSPYNPYNPYIPGAMIGVESQFVGAQQYYTLPPYQNTVSSPAYVPFIVQPDIVPSTSADSYDTGESMNRPEGRSLKHNSLATGALPRNSVKSISNQSNSLARVSESPRANVGPSKQSAIHGTASAGSFAPPSSHVLEVRNASGSVPAVDNISNGKVLAHQNQLKVTLPVSHGLSGFGSSAYGQAVGGKIRSKIHVGRALNDAFGSPEALGEQNRGPRINRSKSQLASKAYTGRAGDGNAQGNIIISIDQYNKDEFPADYVDAKFFIIKSYSEDDVHKSIKYIVWSSTPHGNKKLDSAYEDAQRVAAGKPRGCPIFLFFSVNASGQFCGVAEMVGPVDFNKDMAFWQQDKWSGSFPVKWHIIKDVPNTNFRHIILENNENKPVTNSRDTQEVMYKKGLEMLKVFKNYMLKTSLLDDFMYYENRQKIMEEEKARLLVKSFEVPYFIPSLNPPRRLNGVFELPPREDEKTTKPNDGSNSSTIKTGVSAPEQVSSNSFVINPSIGDGNDEQIAVETKTDVVSTLKIGSLTINPKQAEPNKPLPAANTEPADIVKVGSVPIKVNGFAESGFLTVGTIPLDRRPLQLDKGGASVNNGSQR, via the exons ATGGaaatgtataatttttctgaACATGGAAACACAGAGACTTATCTG ATTCAAGGTGCTGAATCAAACTCACACTTGACAAGTCCACTACATGAACAAATTGAAACTATGTACACCGAAGGAGCTCCTGAAATTGTTGTTGATCAGGGCTTGTATTATCCCACTGCCACCAACTATGGATACTATTATACAG GATTTGGATCACCTGGCGACTGGGAGGACCACAATAGGGTTTTTGGTGTAGATGGTCCTGACATTCAGCACACG GGTGTGCAAAATGAAAGTTCGCCTTATGTATATTATACGCCTAGCTATGGATATACACAGTCGCCATACAACCCATACAATCCTTACATACCCGGTGCTATGATAGGTGTTGAAAGTCAATTTGTTGGGGCACAGCAGTATTACACTCTTCCCCCTTATCAGAACACCGTTTCTTCACCTGCTTATGTTCCCTTTATTGTTCAACCAGATATTGTCCCTAGTACTTCAGCTGACTCGTACGATACTGGTGAATCGATGAATAGACCTGAAGGAAGAAGTTTAAAACACAACAGTTTGGCTACTGGAGCCTTGCCAAGGAACTCTGTAAAATCTATTTCGAATCAGAGTAATTCTTTGGCCAGGGTATCAGAAAGCCCAAGAGCTAATGTTGGACCAAGTAAACAATCTGCAATACATGGGACTGCTTCTGCTGGTAGTTTTGCACCTCCTTCATCACATGTTCTTGAG GTCAGAAATGCCTCTGGCTCAGTTCCAGCTGTAGATAATATCTCCAATGGAAAGGTTCTAGCTCATCAAAACCAATTAAAAGTAACTCTTCCTGTCAGCCATGGTTTATCTGGCTTTGGATCAAGTGCTTATGGACAGGCTGTAGGGGGTAAGATTCGTTCCAAAATCCATGTCGGCAGAGCTCTGAATGATGCATTTGGAAGCCCAGAGGCATTAGGTGAGCAGAATCGGGGCCCTAGAATTAACAGATCAAAAAGTCAGCTTGCCAGCAAAGCATACACAGGAAGGGCAGGAGATGGTAATGCACAGGGAAATATTATTATCTCTATTGATCAGTATAATAAGGATGAATTTCCTGCTGATTACGTGGATGCGAAGTTCTTCATAATAAAATCTTACAGCGAGGATGATGTACACAAgagcattaaatatattgtttgGTCATCTACACCCCATGGAAACAAGAAGTTGGATAGTGCTTATGAAGATGCACAGAGGGTGGCTGCAGGGAAGCCTAGAGGCTGTCCTATCTTCCTATTCTTTTCT GTTAATGCAAGTGGTCAATTCTGTGGTGTTGCAGAGATGGTTGGCCCAGTTGACTTCAATAAGGATATGGCTTTTTGGCAGCAAGATAAATGGAGTGGGAGCTTCCCTGTGAAGTGGCACATTATCAAAGATGTCCCAAACACCAATTTTAGGCacattattttagaaaataatgagAACAAACCAGTGACTAATAGCAGAGATACACAAGAG GTAATGTATAAGAAAGGTCTGGAGATGTTGAAAGTCTTCAAAAATTACATGCTAAAGACCTCCTTACTTGATGACTTCATGTACTATGAAAATCGTCAGAAAATCATGGAGGAAGAGAAAGCCAGGTTACTTGTGAAAAGCTTTGAAGTTCCGTATTTTATACCTTCATTGAATCCCCCTCGCAGGCTAAATGGTGTTTTTGAGCTACCTCCCAGAGAAGATGAAAAAACTACCAAGCCCAACGACGGTTCAAATAGCTCAACAATAAAGACGGGGGTCTCTGCTCCCGAGCAGGTTTCTTCTAATTCTTTTGTTATCAACCCAAGTATTGGAGATGGAAATGACGAGCAAATTGCAGTCGAGACAAAAACTGATGTAGTATCTACTTTAAAGATTGGTTCACTTACCATAAACCCAAAGCAAGCTGAGCCTAATAAGCCCTTGCCAGCTGCTAATACTGAACCTGCTGATATTGTCAAAGTAGGCTCAGTGCCCATCAAAGTTAACGGATTTGCAGAATCTGGTTTTCTAACAGTTGGGACTATTCCCCTTGATCGTAGGCCACTGCAGCTTGACAAGGGGGGTGCTTCTGTTAACAATGGATCCCAACGTTAA
- the LOC122300329 gene encoding YTH domain-containing protein ECT4-like isoform X2, which yields MEMYNFSEHGNTETYLIQGAESNSHLTSPLHEQIETMYTEGAPEIVVDQGLYYPTATNYGYYYTGFGSPGDWEDHNRVFGVDGPDIQHTGVQNESSPYVYYTPSYGYTQSPYNPYNPYIPGAMIDIVPSTSADSYDTGESMNRPEGRSLKHNSLATGALPRNSVKSISNQSNSLARVSESPRANVGPSKQSAIHGTASAGSFAPPSSHVLEVRNASGSVPAVDNISNGKVLAHQNQLKVTLPVSHGLSGFGSSAYGQAVGGKIRSKIHVGRALNDAFGSPEALGEQNRGPRINRSKSQLASKAYTGRAGDGNAQGNIIISIDQYNKDEFPADYVDAKFFIIKSYSEDDVHKSIKYIVWSSTPHGNKKLDSAYEDAQRVAAGKPRGCPIFLFFSVNASGQFCGVAEMVGPVDFNKDMAFWQQDKWSGSFPVKWHIIKDVPNTNFRHIILENNENKPVTNSRDTQEVMYKKGLEMLKVFKNYMLKTSLLDDFMYYENRQKIMEEEKARLLVKSFEVPYFIPSLNPPRRLNGVFELPPREDEKTTKPNDGSNSSTIKTGVSAPEQVSSNSFVINPSIGDGNDEQIAVETKTDVVSTLKIGSLTINPKQAEPNKPLPAANTEPADIVKVGSVPIKVNGFAESGFLTVGTIPLDRRPLQLDKGGASVNNGSQR from the exons ATGGaaatgtataatttttctgaACATGGAAACACAGAGACTTATCTG ATTCAAGGTGCTGAATCAAACTCACACTTGACAAGTCCACTACATGAACAAATTGAAACTATGTACACCGAAGGAGCTCCTGAAATTGTTGTTGATCAGGGCTTGTATTATCCCACTGCCACCAACTATGGATACTATTATACAG GATTTGGATCACCTGGCGACTGGGAGGACCACAATAGGGTTTTTGGTGTAGATGGTCCTGACATTCAGCACACG GGTGTGCAAAATGAAAGTTCGCCTTATGTATATTATACGCCTAGCTATGGATATACACAGTCGCCATACAACCCATACAATCCTTACATACCCGGTGCTATGATAG ATATTGTCCCTAGTACTTCAGCTGACTCGTACGATACTGGTGAATCGATGAATAGACCTGAAGGAAGAAGTTTAAAACACAACAGTTTGGCTACTGGAGCCTTGCCAAGGAACTCTGTAAAATCTATTTCGAATCAGAGTAATTCTTTGGCCAGGGTATCAGAAAGCCCAAGAGCTAATGTTGGACCAAGTAAACAATCTGCAATACATGGGACTGCTTCTGCTGGTAGTTTTGCACCTCCTTCATCACATGTTCTTGAG GTCAGAAATGCCTCTGGCTCAGTTCCAGCTGTAGATAATATCTCCAATGGAAAGGTTCTAGCTCATCAAAACCAATTAAAAGTAACTCTTCCTGTCAGCCATGGTTTATCTGGCTTTGGATCAAGTGCTTATGGACAGGCTGTAGGGGGTAAGATTCGTTCCAAAATCCATGTCGGCAGAGCTCTGAATGATGCATTTGGAAGCCCAGAGGCATTAGGTGAGCAGAATCGGGGCCCTAGAATTAACAGATCAAAAAGTCAGCTTGCCAGCAAAGCATACACAGGAAGGGCAGGAGATGGTAATGCACAGGGAAATATTATTATCTCTATTGATCAGTATAATAAGGATGAATTTCCTGCTGATTACGTGGATGCGAAGTTCTTCATAATAAAATCTTACAGCGAGGATGATGTACACAAgagcattaaatatattgtttgGTCATCTACACCCCATGGAAACAAGAAGTTGGATAGTGCTTATGAAGATGCACAGAGGGTGGCTGCAGGGAAGCCTAGAGGCTGTCCTATCTTCCTATTCTTTTCT GTTAATGCAAGTGGTCAATTCTGTGGTGTTGCAGAGATGGTTGGCCCAGTTGACTTCAATAAGGATATGGCTTTTTGGCAGCAAGATAAATGGAGTGGGAGCTTCCCTGTGAAGTGGCACATTATCAAAGATGTCCCAAACACCAATTTTAGGCacattattttagaaaataatgagAACAAACCAGTGACTAATAGCAGAGATACACAAGAG GTAATGTATAAGAAAGGTCTGGAGATGTTGAAAGTCTTCAAAAATTACATGCTAAAGACCTCCTTACTTGATGACTTCATGTACTATGAAAATCGTCAGAAAATCATGGAGGAAGAGAAAGCCAGGTTACTTGTGAAAAGCTTTGAAGTTCCGTATTTTATACCTTCATTGAATCCCCCTCGCAGGCTAAATGGTGTTTTTGAGCTACCTCCCAGAGAAGATGAAAAAACTACCAAGCCCAACGACGGTTCAAATAGCTCAACAATAAAGACGGGGGTCTCTGCTCCCGAGCAGGTTTCTTCTAATTCTTTTGTTATCAACCCAAGTATTGGAGATGGAAATGACGAGCAAATTGCAGTCGAGACAAAAACTGATGTAGTATCTACTTTAAAGATTGGTTCACTTACCATAAACCCAAAGCAAGCTGAGCCTAATAAGCCCTTGCCAGCTGCTAATACTGAACCTGCTGATATTGTCAAAGTAGGCTCAGTGCCCATCAAAGTTAACGGATTTGCAGAATCTGGTTTTCTAACAGTTGGGACTATTCCCCTTGATCGTAGGCCACTGCAGCTTGACAAGGGGGGTGCTTCTGTTAACAATGGATCCCAACGTTAA
- the LOC122300330 gene encoding probable boron transporter 2 — MEETFVPFRGIRNDLRGRLMCYRQDWTGGFRTGFRILAPTTYIFFASAIPVISFGEQLERETDGVLTAVQTLASTALCGIIHSIIGGQPLLILGVAEPTVIMYTFMYNFAKDRPDLGSKLFLAWTGWVCVWTAILLFLLAILGACSIINRFTRLAGELFGLLIAMLFMQEAIRGLVGEFGMPERENPKSIEFQPSWRFANGMFALVLSFGLLLTAIRSRKARSWRYGSGWLRGFVADYGVPLMVLVWTAVSYLTARSIPKGIPRRLFSPNPWSLGAYENWTVIKDMLNVPVLYIFGAFIPATMIAVLYYFDHSVASQLAQQKEFNLRKPSSYHYDLLLLGFMVILCGLIGIPPSNGVIPQSPMHTKTLATLKHQLLRNRLVATARMSMRNNASLGQLYGSMQEAYQQMQSPLIYQERSARGLKELKNTTIQMASSMGNIDVPVDESVFDVEKEIDDLLPVEVKEQRLSNLLQAIMIGGCVAAMPLLKKIPTSVLWGYFAFMAIESLPGNQFWERILLLFTAPSRRYKVLGEYHATFVETVPFKTIAIFTIFQTAYLLLCFGVTWVPNAGVLFPLMIMLLVPVRQYILPKLFKAAHLQDLDAAEYEEVPALPFNLTTEGLMSRAASFADDGEILDGIVTRSRGEIRRMCSLKITSCTATPSKEFRSIQSPQLLDKVDKVYSPRISELRGDQSPQLGGGGPFSPRTGGTRASNLGKTG, encoded by the exons ATGGAGGAGACGTTTGTGCCATTTCGTGGTATCAGGAATGATCTTCGTGGGAGGCTGATGTGTTACAGACAAGACTGGACTGGTGGTTTCAGGACAGGCTTCAG GATTTTGGCCCCCACCACATATATATTCTTCGCATCAGCAATCCCAGTTATTTCATTTGGAGAACAGTTGGAAAGAGAGACAG ATGGGGTTTTAACAGCAGTTCAAACATTAGCTTCTACAGCACTATGTGGAATTATACATTCAATCATAGGAGGTCAGCCTCTGCTGATTCTTGGAGTGGCAGAACCAACTGTAATTATGTATACATTTATGTACAATTTTGCTAAAGACAGGCCAGATTTGGGATCAAAGCTCTTTTTAGCATGGACTGGATg GGTATGTGTCTGGACTGCGATATTGCTGTTCCTGCTGGCTATCTTAGGGGCTTGCTCCATTATTAATAGGTTTACTCGGCTAGCAGGGGAATTATTTGGCCTCCTTATCGCAATGCTCTTCATGCAAGAAGCTATAAGA GGACTTGTCGGTGAATTTGGCATGCCTGAAAGAGAAAATCCAAAGTCAATTGAGTTTCAGCCTTCATGGAGATTTGCAAATGGAATGTTTGCTTTGGTCCTGTCATTTGGTCTTCTGCTTACCGCAATAAGAAGCCGAAAAGCAAGGTCTTGGCGGTATGGATCTG GATGGCTACGAGGCTTTGTTGCAGATTATGGTGTGCCACTAATGGTCCTAGTTTGGACTGCTGTTTCCTATTTAACTGCTCGAAGTATTCCGAAAGGAATCCCTAGACGCCTCTTTAGTCCAAATCCATGGTCACTGGGTGCATACGAGAATTGGACTGTCATTAAG GACATGCTAAATGTGCCGGTTCTCTATATATTTGGGGCTTTCATTCCTGCAACAATGATTGCAGTGCTTTACTACTTTGACCACAGTGTAGCTTCCCAACTCGCTCAGCAGAAAGAATTCAATTTGAGGAAACCCTCCTCTTATCATTACGATTTACTTCTTCTGGGGTTCATG GTCATTTTGTGTGGTCTAATAGGGATCCCTCCATCAAATGGTGTTATTCCACAGTCTCCAATGCATACTAAAACTCTGGCTACGCTGAAGCACCAG TTACTTCGAAATCGACTTGTAGCTACAGCACGTATGTCTATGAGAAATAATGCAAGCTTGGGGCAATTGTATGGAAGCATGCAGGAAGCCTACCAACAGATGCAGAGTCCATTAATTTACCAGGAACGGTCAGCTAGG GGATTAAAGGAATTGAAAAACACAACAATTCAAATGGCTTCAAGTATGGGGAATATAGATGTCCCAGTTGATGAGAGTGTGTTTGATGTTGAGAAAGAAATCGATGATTTACTGCCCGTTGAGGTGAAAGAACAGCGACTCAGTAACCTGCTTCAAGCTATAATGATCGGAGGATGTGTTGCAGCCATGCCTTTACTCAAGAAGATCCCAACCTCAGTCCTCTGGGGCTATTTTGCCTTCATGGCCATTGAAAGCCTACCTGGTAACCAGTTTTGGGAAAGGATCTTATTGCTCTTCACGGCTCCAAGCAGAAGATACAA AGTACTTGGGGAGTATCATGCCACTTTTGTGGAAACTGTACCTTTCAAGACAATTGCAATATTTACAATCTTCCAGACTGcttatcttcttctttgttttgggGTTACATGGGTTCCAAATGCTGGCGTTCTGTTCCCTTTAATGATTATGCTTTTGGTTCCTGTGAGGCAATACATTTTGCCAAAGCTTTTTAAAGCGGCACATCTTCAAGATTTAGATGCAGCAGAGTATGAAGAGGTGCCAGCTTTACCATTCAACCTCACAACT GAGGGGCTGATGAGTCGGGCAGCTTCTTTTGCCGATGATGGAGAGATTCTAGATGGCATAGTAACCCGTAGTCGGGGTGAGATTAGACGGATGTGCAGTCTTAAGATAACAAGCTGCACTGCAACACCCTCCAAAGAATTTAGAAGTATTCAGAGCCCACAGTTGTTGGATAAAGTGGATAAAGTATACAGCCCTCGCATAAGTGAACTTAGAGGGGATCAAAGCCCTCAGCTTGGCGGAGGAGGGCCATTTAGTCCGAGAACTGGAGGAACAAGAGCATCTAATTTAGGGAAAACTGGTTAG
- the LOC122300331 gene encoding polygalacturonase At1g48100-like, protein MELARTLLVIWITASLFFQNSSNVEGRYHYHKKPKAKSSPAPPSESQDPSSPANPPSAPSDPNPNDPGSSNNNGVFDVTSFGAVGDGCTDDTAAFTAAWKAACAVESGVVLAPADYRFIITSTIFSGPCKPGLVFQVDGVIMPPDGPDSWPKADSRKQWLVFYRLDQMSFTGKGTIEGNGQKWWELPCKPHRGPNGSTMPGPCDSPALIRFFMSSNLVVSNLKIENSPQFHMKFDGCEGVLIDKLSISSPKLSPNTDGIHIENTKTVGIYNSMIANGDDCISIGPGCSDVDIEGVTCGPSHGISIGSLGVHNSQACVSNITVRNAVIKESDNGLRIKTWQGGMGSVTGIAFENIQMENVMNCIIIDQYYCMSKACLNQTSAVHVDDISFRNIKGTYDVRQPPIHFACSDTIPCTNITLSEVELFPQEGELLDDPFCWNAYGNQETLTIPPINCLRDGEPQTVAELSAFSC, encoded by the exons ATGGAACTTGCTCGCACGCTCCTTGTCATATGGATCACGGCGAGCCTTTTCTTCCAGAATTCAAGCAATGTGGAAGGAAGATACCATTACCACAAGAAGCCGAAGGCTAAAAGCTCCCCTGCTCCTCCCTCTGAATCTCAAGACCCTTCATCCCCTGCTAATCCCCCTTCTGCTCCTTCTGACCCGAACCCAAATGACCCTGGAAGTTCTAACAACAACGGGGTTTTCGATGTAACATCTTTTGGGGCAGTCGGAGATGGTTGTACCGATGACACTGCTGCATTCACAGCAGCATGGAAAGCAGCTTGTGCAGTAGAATCAGGAGTGGTCCTAGCCCCAGCTGACTATCGTTTCATAATTACTTCAACAATCTTCTCAGGGCCATGCAAGCCAGGACTTGTATTCCAA GTGGATGGAGTCATAATGCCACCGGATGGACCAGATTCCTGGCCAAAAGCAGACAGCCGGAAACAATGGCTCGTGTTTTACCGACTTGACCAGATGTCTTTCACAGGAAAAGGAACCATTGAAGGGAATGGCCAGAAGTGGTGGGAGCTCCCATGCAAGCCTCACAGG GGGCCCAATGGATCGACAATGCCAGGACCATGCGACTCTCCTGCA ttaATTAGGTTCTTCATGAGCTCAAATTTGGTGGTCAGCAATTTAAAGATCGAAAATAGTCCTCAGTTCCATATGAAATTTGATGGCTGTGAAGGAGTATTGATAGACAAATTGTCCATCTCTTCACCTAAACTTAGCCCCAATACTGATGGGATCCACATTGAGAACACCAAGACTGTTGGAATATACAACTCCATGATAGCCAATG GCGATGATTGCATTTCCATTGGACCCGGGTGTTCAGATGTTGACATTGAGGGTGTAACTTGCGGGCCTAGTCACGGGATCAG CATTGGAAGCCTTGGAGTGCACAATTCCCAGGCATGTGTTTCTAATATAACAGTCAGAAACGCAGTCATCAAGGAATCGGACAATGGGCTCAGAATCAAGACATGGCAAGGCGGGATGGGTTCTGTGACAGGCATAGCATTCGAGAACATCCAAATGGAGAATGTCATGAACTGCATAATCATAGACCAGTATTACTGCATGTCAAAGGCATGTTTAAACCAAACATCAGCTGTACATGTCGACGACATTTCCTTCAGGAACATAAAGGGCACCTACGATGTGCGCCAGCCCCCCATACATTTTGCATGCAGTGACACAATTCCCTGCACAAATATAACACTCTCAGAGGTGGAGCTTTTCCCACAGGAAGGGGAGCTGTTGGATGATCCATTCTGCTGGAATGCCTACGGAAATCAGGAAACCTTGACTATACCTCCCATTAATTGCTTGCGAGATGGGGAACCTCAGACTGTGGCAGAGCTTTCAGCATTTAGTTGCTAA